Proteins found in one Mycteria americana isolate JAX WOST 10 ecotype Jacksonville Zoo and Gardens chromosome 8, USCA_MyAme_1.0, whole genome shotgun sequence genomic segment:
- the ANKRD11 gene encoding ankyrin repeat domain-containing protein 11 isoform X1 has protein sequence MQGPTPTGAARDGVQGERGEAIAALPLKCFPLSVTLISTVVLTLNRLCLGSEALALKASNGAGCSAVLVSRRAECCRKRDKDKVSLTKTPKLDRSDGGKEVKERATKRKLPFTVGTNGDQKDSDTEKQGPERKRIKKEPATRKPGLLFGMGLSGIRAGYPLSERQQVALLMQMTAEESANSPVDTTPKHPSQSTVCQKGTPNSASKTKDKVNKRNERGETRLHRAAIRGDARRIKELIIEGADVNVKDFAGWTALHEACNRGYYDVAKQLLAAGAEVNTKGLDDDTPLHDAANNGHFKVVKLLLHYGGNPHQSNRKGETPLKVANSPTMVNLLLGKTTYPSSEESSTETSEEEDAPSFAPSSSVDGNNTDSEFEKGLKHKPKAQEPPKTITPVKDEYEFDEDDEQDRVPPVDDKHLLKKDYRKETKANSFISIPKMEVKTYTKNNTITPKKAVHRILSDSSDEEETSVAVGTGEKLRLSTHSILPSSKIREPASTKPQKEKSKVKKKRKKETKSKEVRFGKKNDKFCSSESESENVESEEDDRDSLQSSSCVKDSRLVLKESSLFNSLSASSTSSHGSLASQKHNPNLTEQHSKHWRTDNWKTISSPAWSDVSSLSDSTRTRLTSESDYSSEDSSLESLKPVRKKPEHKKKNTPHNTVSEKKNSFHSNVDGAIPKLDKEGKVVKKHKTKHKHKNKEKGQCPISQDIKIIKTFSFEFEDSKQKPEKGLIVETENPVENKLKVLKHEREHGKKEEKLPKGKAEEKEWLFKDETGKSSKEEKSLRKVKDGSKDMSKSFREGLSKSEKEKPVKEKSPKEEKPRIHKEERKKKSKDKQSKSEKKNELKEEKVSKLEKEKSFKEEKEKCKKEKLYRDESGFDEFNNKNQFPESEDTKFSLSDDQQERWFSDLSSDSSFDFKGEDSWDSPVTDFREIKNDTVAKLIIEPVKEEIKDKKKENKTKEKKEYNEKRNEKDAFLKKKERDYVDKSSEKKKDQTDRHKVTPSYLPEKDKKRKDSAESVKERKEKDTGETNKDRKDSSDGSKDRKDTKTKQEEPYRDDFKEYGCETFFKDKSDPEFSGKTLESWERHHSGKEKEKKDAPDKEKKEKVKPEKYKEKSKEGDKEKNEKAAPEKILKDKELDKSFKEKKESKEKYKDLHSKDKERKSSFDQVKEKKEKNFSADREDFSEKKDEKKGKEKSWYSIADIFTDESEDERDDYSLTGFKVSDSAGSEMHRLDSLQEKDDGAAAEKELYPDKHRKYSSDRQHSGEKQKDKDSKEKKKDKGTSEGGKEKKEKSSFEKHKEKKEKDSTEKYKDRKDRTSIDSTQEKKNKQKLPEKVEKKHANDDKVKSKHKEKPDKEHSKEKKSSKGGESEKSLLEKLEEEALNDYRDDSNDKISEISSDSFTDRGQDPGLTSLFESSNLSLTDAAEEKFKDSLPLPCLQDKLKEKERHRHSSSSSKKSHEKEKAKKEKTEKKEKTEEFKDSSSRKDSAHYEKDFSVDGEAFSTSYNMKAEPDEEPEKSIDYLFSEKKDKNDSERELSKKAEKEKTYGSSAISTVKEKKKRDKHKEKWKEEKEKHRDKHADGFFKHHKDEPKSTLKDKDSPQVTTFKDKSKEDNLKFGETKLKEKLKENQEKDKSESIKISNGNEKITLSKDSSKKDTRPREKLLGDGDLMMTSFERMLSQKDLEIEERHKRHKERMKQMEKMRHRSGDPKLKDKLKSSEDVRKRSLDLATKKPLTLDTQLKDKKLKELGPLTPILSPENKAQPAVGTDSKDWITGPQLKEILPASPRPDQNRPTGVPTPASVVSCPSYEEVMQTPRTPSCSNEDYTDLMFECADSQHSLPISTMSMNACSPSFFDRYANVSSGLPENPSQTPTRTIPSTNLYRSISVDIRRAPEEEFSVGDKFFRQQSVPATSNYDSPVQHLMEEKVPLPSVPAEKFQCLSPGYYSPDYGVSSPKVEALHCAPGAVSGVAQSPESVFSGLQAKSSPSHRDELLAPSVESALPPDLGMPLDTTEEQQATASIMPPESTYLPPIEENHFSSGMPEQNNIDWDNPPSRNPDTAIPPSLMGNPAEHSVSWSMGSELLMKSPQRFSESPKPPLCSLEPIHPTPVAFIPTDTSYPVSPISYPLSVSEPGLDEVKEDAEEAVPAEIANAEEQAPYMSPTRLDTFFNNCKPLPEEAPEIPPEPPCMPAEPQAEVVSAPENNYLENNNAAPANTEEAVTWPDPFTNTEDDLDLGPFSLPELPLQPKDVAETEMTEAEAVEESPAAASETSAGIMKASASVIASSEPEEPPASQATAVLPVETEPQAEEQKPEVAAQEATSEALNVAEEKGAEDSEAQIFQQTPSESTQAESKEVEAVHEDVSSSGGVAESSSQTCPPPVATTEGSVSQEGAAARGGSQVPSSQADAPPGNAQAEVVEPVQKPVAEAPKPPKIEEIPQRITRNRAQMLANQNKQNAASSEKEFPPVSAPATRAKGRITEEDDSQAQHPRKRRFQRSNQQLQQQINTSTQQTREMIQQTLAAIVDAIKLDDIEPYHSDRSNPYFEYLQIRKKIEEKRKILCYITPQAPQCYAEYVTYTGSYLLDGKPLSKLHIPVIAPPPSLAEPLKELFKQQEAVRGKLRLQHSIEREKLIVSCEQEILRVHCRAARTIANQAVPFSACTMLLDSEVYNMPLENQGDENKSVRDRFNARQFISWLQDVDDKYDRMKTCLLMRQQHEAAALNAVQRMEWQLKVQELDPAGHKSLCVNEVPSFYVPMVDVNDDFVLLPA, from the exons AAAAACAGGGTCCAGAGCGGAAGAGGATTAAAAAGGAGCCCGCCACCAGAAAGCCTGGCTTGCTCTTCGGAATGGGCCTTTCGGGGATCCGGGCAGGCTACCCGCTCTCTGAGCGCCAGCAAGTCGCTCTCCTTATGCAGATGACAGCGGAAGAGTCTGCAAACAGCCCAG TTGACACAACACCAAAGCATCCCTCTCAGTCTACAGTTTGTCAGAAGGGAACTCCTAACTCTGCCTCCAAAACCAAAGATAAAGTAAATAAGAGAAACGAGCGAGGAGAGACTCGGCTGCATCGAGCTGCCATCCGAGGAGATGCCCGGCGCATCAAGGAGCTCATTATCGAGGGTGCAGATGTCAATGTGAAAGACTTTGCAG GCTGGACGGCATTGCACGAGGCGTGCAACCGGGGTTACTACGATGTTGCAAAGCAGTTGCTCGCCGCGGGCGCCGAAGTCAACACAAAGGGGTTGGATGACGACACCCCGCTGCACGATGCAGCGAATAACGGGCACTTCAAG gtgGTGAAATTGTTGTTACATTATGGAGGGAATCCTCATCAAAGCAACAGGAAGGGCGAGACACCTTTAAAAGTAGCTAATTCTCCCACCATGGTGAATCTGCTCCTGGGAAAGACCACGTACCCCTCTAGCGAAGAGAGCTCAACAG agACCTCAGAAGAGGAGGATGCCCCTTCCTTCGCTCCCTCCAGCTCTGTTGATGGCAATAACACAGACTCAGAGTTTGAGAAGGGTTTGAAGCACAAGCCCAAGGcccaggagccccccaaaaccaTCACCCCGGTGAAGGATGAGTATGAATTTGATGAGGACGATGAGCAGGACCGGGTCCCGCCAGTCGATGACAAACATTTGCTGAAAAAGGATTACAGAAAAGAGACTAAAGCAAACAGTTTCATTTCCATACCCAAAATGGAAGTGAAAACTTATACTAAAAATAACACAATTACACCAAAGAAAGCTGTCCACCGCATTCTGTCGGACAGCTCGGACGAGGAGGAGACCAGCGTTGCTGTGGGGACGGGGGAGAAGCTGCGACTTTCGACCCACTCGATATTGCCCAGCAGCAAGATTCGGGAGCCCGCCAGCACAAAGCCgcagaaggagaaaagcaaagtaaaaaagaagcGGAAGAAGGAGACGAAAAGCAAAGAGGTTCGGTTTGgcaaaaaaaatgacaaattttgtTCCTCTGAATCAGAGAGTGAAAATGTGGAGAGTGAGGAGGATGATAGAGACTCTCTTCAGAGCTCTAGCTGTGTAAAGGACTCCAGGCTAGTGCTAAAGGAATCCTCCTTGTTTAACTCTCTGTCTGCCTCATCGACCTCTTCTCATGGGAGTTTAGCATCCCAGAAACATAATCCTAATCTTACAGAACAGCACTCCAAGCACTGGAGGACGGACAATTGGAAAACCATATCTTCTCCAGCTTGGTCAGATGTCAGTTCCTTATCGGACTCCACCAGGACGAGACTGACGAGTGAGTCAGACTACTCGTCCGAGGACTCGAGCTTAGAGTCGCTAAAGCCAGTCAGGAAGAAACCagagcacaaaaagaaaaacaccccacACAACACTGTTTCTGAGAAAAAGAATTCATTCCATAGCAATGTGGATGGAGCAATTCCAAAGCTGGACAAGGAGGGGAAGGTtgttaaaaagcataaaacaaaacacaaacataaaaacaaGGAGAAGGGGCAGTGTCCCATCAGCCAAGACATTAAAATAATCAAAACGTTTTCTTTTGAGTTTGAGGACTCTAAACAAAAGCCTGAGAAAGGCTTGATAGTAGAGACAGAAAATCCAGTCGAAAACAAATTGAAAGTGTTAAAGCATGAGCGAGAACATGGTAAGAAGGAGGAAAAGCTCCCCAAAGGTAAAGCGGAGGAGAAGGAATGGTTGTTTAAAGATGAGACTGGAAAATCCTCGAAAGAGGAGAAATCATTAAGAAAAGTCAAAGATGGTAGTAAAGACATGAGCAAATCCTTCAGAGAAGGATTAAGtaaatcagaaaaagagaaacctgTAAAGGAGAAGTCTCCCAAAGAGGAGAAGCCGAGAATACacaaggaggagagaaagaagaagtcAAAGGACAAGCAGtcaaaatctgaaaagaagaatgagctgaaggaggagaaggtttctaaactagagaaagaaaaatccttcaaggaagagaaagaaaaatgcaaaaaagaaaaactttacagGGATGAGTCTGGGTTTGATGAGTTTAATAACAAAAACCAATTTCCCGAAAGTGAGGACACGAAGTTCAGCCTTTCGGATGATCAGCAAGAGAGGTGGTTTTCAGACTTGTCCTCTGATTCATCCTTCGATTTCAAAGGTGAAGATAGCTGGGATTCTCCAGTAACAGATTTCAGGGAGATTAAAAATGACACCGTGGCAAAACTAATCATAGAACCTgtgaaagaggaaattaaagacaagaaaaaggaaaataaaacgaaagagaagaaggaatacAACGAGAAACGTAACGAAAAGGACGCtttcttaaagaagaaagaaagggactATGTGGACAAAAGCTCCGAGAAGAAAAAGGACCAAACGGACAGACACAAAGTTACTCCCAGTTATTTGCCTGAAAAGGATAAGAAGAGGAAGGATTCTGCAGAGAGCGtcaaggagaggaaagaaaaagatacgGGTGAAAccaacaaagacagaaaagattcCTCTGATGGCTCTAAAGATCGAAAAGATACCAAAACGAAGCAGGAGGAGCCCTATAGAGATGACTTTAAAGAATACGGCTGCGAAACGTTCTTCAAGGATAAGTCTGACCCCGAATTCAGTGGTAAAACTCTGGAGAGCTGGGAGAGGCACCattctgggaaggaaaaggagaagaaggatgctcctgataaagaaaaaaaagaaaaggtgaagccagaaaaatacaaggaaaaatcCAAAGAAGGCgacaaggagaaaaatgaaaaagctgctCCTGAGAAAATCCTGAAAGACAAAGAACTAGACAAGAgtttcaaagagaagaaagaatctaaagagaaatacaaagacctgcacagcaaagacaaagagaggaagagttCTTTCGACCAggttaaagagaagaaagagaaaaacttctCCGCGGATCGAGAGGACTTCTCCGAGaaaaaggatgagaagaaaggcaaGGAGAAAAGCTGGTACAGCATTGCGGACATCTTCACGGATGAAAGCGAAGACGAGAGGGATGACTACAGCTTGACTGGGTTCAAAGTCAGCGACTCCGCTGGGAGCGAAATGCATCGGCTGGACAGTCTGCAGGAGAAGGACGACGGCGCGGCTGCTGAGAAGGAGCTGTACCCCGACAAGCACCGCAAGTACTCCTCCGACCGGCAACATTcgggagagaagcagaaagataaGGACtccaaggagaagaagaaggacaAAGGAACATcggaagggggaaaagagaagaaggagaagagttcctttgaaaaacacaaagagaagaaagagaaagactctACCGAGAAGTACAAGGACAGGAAAGACAGAACGTCCATAGATTCcactcaagagaagaaaaacaagcaaaagctcCCAGAAAAGGTTGAAAAGAAACATGCCAATGACGACAAGGTGAAAAGCAAGCATAAGGAGAAGCCGGATAAAGAGCATTCCAAAGAGAAAAAGTCTTCGAAAGGAGGGGAGTCAGAGAAGAGCctgctggagaaactggaggAGGAGGCTCTGAATGACTACAGAGATGACTCCAATGACAAAATCAGCGAGATCTCTTCTGACAGCTTCACAGATAGAGGACAAGATCCAGGACTGACCAGCCTCTTTGAGTCTTCTAACCTCTCTCTTACTGATGCCGCTGAAGAAAAGTTTAAGGACTCTCTCCCTTTACCCTGCTTGCAGGACAAACTCAAGGAGAAGGAGAGACACAGGCATTCCTCATCCTCGTCAAAGAAAAGTCacgagaaagaaaaggcaaagaaggagaagacagagaaaaaggaaaaaacagaagaattcaaagactccagcagcagaaaggattCCGCTCATTATGAAAAAGATTTCTCTGTGGATGGGGAGGCTTTTAGCACTTCCTACAACATGAAGGCAGAGCCTGATGAGGAACCAGAGAAAAGCATTGAttacttattttctgaaaagaaagataaaaatgattCTGAAAGAGAGCTGTCAAAGAAGGcggaaaaagaaaagacttacGGTTCCAGCGCCATCAGCacagttaaagagaaaaagaagcgagataaacacaaggaaaaatggaaggaggagaaggaaaagcatagAGACAAACATGCAGATGGTTTCTTCAAACATCACAAAGACGAGCCAAAGTCAACGCTTAAAGACAAGGACAGTCCTCAAGTTACCACCTTTAAAGATAAGTCAAAGGAGGACAACCTCAAATTCGGCGAAACCAAACTGAAGGAGAAGCTCAAGGAGAACCAAGAGAAAGACAAATCAGAGTCAATAAAAATAAGCAATGGGAATGAAAAAATAACCCTTTCCAAAGACAGCAGCAAGAAGGATACCAGGCCAAGGGAGAAGCTTCTGGGAGACGGTGATTTGATGATGACCAGCTTTGAGAGGATGCTGAGCCAGAAAGACCTGGAAATCGAGGAGCGCCACAAAAGGCACAAAGAGAGAATGaagcaaatggagaaaatgagGCACAGGTCCGGAGACCCCAAATTAAAGGACAAACTTAAAAGCTCAGAAGATGTGCGCAAGAGGAGTTTGGATCTGGCAACAAAGAAGCCGTTAACGCTGGATACTCAGCTCAAGGACAAGAAACTTAAAGAATTGGGTCCACTGACTCCTATACTGTCACCGGAAAACAAGGCACAGCCTGCTGTTGGGACGGACTCCAAGGACTGGATAACGGGTCCTCAGCTGAAGGAGATCCTCCCGGCATCTCCCAGGCCGGATCAGAACCGGCCGACGGGAGTCCCGACCCCGGCATCCGTCGTCTCTTGTCCGAGCTACGAGGAGGTGATGCAGACGCCCAGGACTCCTTCGTGCAGCAACGAAGACTACACGGACCTGATGTTTGAATGCGCGGACTCGCAGCACTCGCTGCCCATATCCACGATGTCCATGAACGcctgttctccatccttcttcgaCAGATACGCGAATGTTTCCAGTGGGCTCCCTGAGAACCCGAGTCAGACCCCGACTCGTACCATACCCTCCACGAACCTTTATCGTTCCATCTCCGTTGATATCAGAAGGGCACCTGAAGAAGAATTCAGTGTCGGAGATAAATTTTTCAGACAGCAAAGCGTCCCGGCGACATCAAATTATGACTCTCCAGTGCAGCATTTAATGGAGGAGAAAGTTCCCCTTCCTTCTGTTCCTGCTGAGAAGTTCCAGTGTTTATCTCCTGGGTATTACTCACCAGATTATGGGGTTTCATCACCGAAAGTGGAAGCTTTGCACTGTGCGCCAGGAGCTGTCAGCGGAGTCGCCCAGTCGCCTGAAAGTGTCTTTTCTGGTTTACAAGCAAAATCCTCCCCTTCCCACAGAGATGAATTGCTGGCTCCTTCGGTAGAAAGTGCTCTTCCCCCCGACCTTGGCATGCCCTTGGATACCACGGAAGAGCAGCAAGCTACTGCCTCCATTATGCCACCAGAATCTACCTACTTACCACCAATTGAAGAAAACCATTTTAGTTCGGGTATGCCAGAACAAAACAATATAGACTGGGATAACCCTCCTTCCAGAAACCCTGACACCGCCATTCCTCCCAGCCTGATGGGTAACCCAGCAGAGCACTCTGTCAGCTGGTCCATGGGCTCAGAGCTTCTGATGAAATCTCCCCAGAGGTTTTCCGAGTCCCCGAAACCTCCGCTCTGTTCCCTAGAGCCGATTCATCCTACACCGGTAGCCTTCATTCCCACAGATACTTCCTACCCCGTTTCTCCCATATCTTACCCTCTGTCAGTGTCTGAACCGGGGCTCGATGAAGTCAAGGAGGATGCTGAGGAAGCAGTTCCAGCAGAAATAGCGAATGCCGAAGAGCAAGCTCCGTACATGTCCCCTACTAGATTAGACACGTTCTTCAATAACTGCAAGCCTCTTCCAGAAGAAGCACCTGAGATACCTCCAGAGCCCCCTTGTATGCCAGCAGAACCTCAGGCAGAAGTTGTTAGCGCGCCAGAAAACAACTATTTGGAAAACAATAACGCTGCGCCTGCAAATACAGAGGAGGCGGTAACGTGGCCTGACCCCTTCACCAATACAGAAGATGACTTGGACCTTGGCCCCTTCTCACTACCAGAGCTGCCGCTCCAACCTAAGGACGTTGCAGAAACAGAGATGACGGAGGCAGAAGCGGTAGAAgaaagcccagcagcagcttcagagaCAAGCGCTGGGATCATGAAGGCCAGCGCGTCCGTAATAGCGTCCAGTGAGCCGGAGGAGCCGCCAGCCAGCCAGGCAACTGCTGTCCTGCCCGTGGAGACGGAGCCacaagcagaggagcagaaaccAGAAGTGGCTGCACAAGAAGCCACCTCAGAAGCGCTGAACGTGGCTGAGGAAAAAGGAGCGGAGGACTCGGAAGCACAGATTTTCCAGCAGACCCCGTCCGAGTCTACTCAAGCGGAGAGCAAAGAGGTGGAGGCCGTGCACGAAGACGTGTCATCTTCTGGCGGGGTGGCAGAGAGCAGCTCCCAGACCTGTCCCCCACCCGTGGCCACCACAGAGGGCAGCGTTTCACAGGAGGGTGCTGCGGCACGCGGTGGGAGCCAAGTCCCTTCCTCCCAGGCAGATGCACCTCCGGGCAACGCTCAAGCAGAAGTCGTTGAACCAGTACAAAAACCAGTAGCAGAAGCTCCCAAACCACCCAAAATAGAAGAGATTCCTCAGCGGATTACCAGGAACCGGGCTCAGATGCTCGCCAACCAAAACAAGCAGAACGCCGCCTCTTCTGAGAAGGAATTTCCTCCTGTTTCTGCGCCCGCCACACGTGCCAAAGGCCGCATTACAGAGGAGGACGATTCCCAGGCTCAGCACCCGCGCAAGCGCCGGTTCCAGCGCTCcaaccagcagctgcagcagcagatcaACACGTCCACCCAGCAGACGAGGGAGATGATACAGCAAACACTGGCAGCTATCGTAGACGCTATAAAACTGGACGACATCGAACCTTATCACAGTGACAGGTCCAACCCCTACTTTGAGTACCTCCAGATCAGGAAAAAGATTGAAGAGAAGCGGAAAATCCTCTGCTATATTACTCCCCAAGCTCCGCAGTGCTACGCTGAATATGTCACCTATACAGGCTCCTACCTGTTGGATGGCAAGCCTCTAAGCAAGCTCCATATCCCAGTG ATCGCCCCGCCGCCGTCGCTCGCGGAGCCTCTGAAGGAGCTCTTCAAGCAGCAGGAAGCCGTCCGGGGGAAGCTGCGGCTCCAGCACAGCATAGAGCGG GAGAAGCTCATCGTCTCCTGCGAGCAGGAGATTTTGAGAGTTCATTGTCGGGCAGCAAGGACTATTGCCAACCAGGCTGTGCCCTTCAGTGCCTGCACCATGCTGCTGGACTCCGAGGTCTATAACATGCCTCTAGAAAATCAG GGAGACGAAAACAAATCGGTCAGAGACCGTTTCAACGCGCGACAGTTCATTTCCTGGTTGCAAGACGTGGATGACAAGTACGATCGAATGAAG ACGTGCCTGCTCATGCGACAGCAACACGAAGCTGCCGCCTTGAACGCAGTGCAAAGGATGGAGTGGCAGCTGAAGGTGCAGGAGCTGGACCCCGCGGGGCACAAATCCCTCTGCGTGAACGAGGTGCCCTCGTTCTATGTGCCAATGGTCGATGTGAATGATGACTTTGTGCTCTTGCCGGCATGA